One Triticum dicoccoides isolate Atlit2015 ecotype Zavitan chromosome 4B, WEW_v2.0, whole genome shotgun sequence genomic window carries:
- the LOC119291723 gene encoding probable rRNA-processing protein EBP2 homolog, protein MTVPRKQAKMVELEKEEDPLVHDEPMLDDDDTDEDYVESEDDDSEEELQAEPSKKAVYNKEGLLEKLEDIAWPENVDWMHKLTVDHDQGEKVDVNDDLTRELAFYTQALDGTRQAFEKLQSRKVRFLRPADYYAEMVKTDTHMHKIKGKLLFEKKKIEEAEERKKARESKKRSKEVQAEKLKERAKEKKESIESVKKWRKQRQQGGFSKGKEDGPNLNFEVEEGLKQHKKQRPGVSPGDRSGGLAKRGKQGKNHRSKDSKFGHGGRKGMKKQNTAETTNDFRGFNNQKGESGNKKRKMF, encoded by the exons ATGACGGTTCCCCGTAAGCAAG CGAAAATGGTGGAGCTTGAAAAAGAAGAGGACCCCTTGGTCCACGACGAACCCATGCTGGATGACGATGATACCGACGAGGACTATGTGGAGTCAGAGGATGATGATTCAGAGGAGGAATTGCAGGCTGAACCTTCAAAGAAGGCCGTGTACAACAAGGAGGGGCTCCTTGAGAAGCTCGAGGACATCGCCTGGCCGGAGAACGTCGACTGGATGCACAAGCTCACCGTCGATCATGACCAGGGGGAGAAGGTCGATGTGAACGATGATCTTACCCGGGAGCTTGCTTTCTACACCCAGGCTTTGGATGGCACGAGGCAGGCCTTTGAGAAGTTGCAGTCCAGGAAGGTCCGGTTCCTCAGGCCGGCAGATTACTACGCGGAGATGGTCAAGACTGACACTCACATGCACAAGATCAAGGGGAAGCTCCTGTTTgagaagaagaagattgaggaggcTGAGGAGAGGAAGAAGGCGCGCGAGTCAAAGAAACGATCGAAGGAGGTGCAGGCAGAGAAGCTCAAGGAGAGggccaaggagaagaaggagagtaTCGAGTCGGTCAAGAAGTGGAGGAAGCAGAGGCAACAAGGGGGATTTTCCAAGGGGAAGGAGGACGGGCCAAACCTGAACTTTGAAGTTGAAGAGGGACTCAAGCAGCACAAGAAGCAGAGGCCTGGCGTTTCTCCTGGTGACAGGTCTGGTGGTCTTGCTAAGCGAGGTAAACAAGGAAAGAACCATAGGTCAAAGGATTCCAAGTTTGGTCATGGCGGTCGCAAAGGGATGAAGAAGCAAAACACTGCTGAGACGACGAATGACTTCAGAGGATTTAACAACCAGAAGGGCGAGTCAGGAAACAAGAAGAGGAAGATGTTTTGA
- the LOC119291722 gene encoding uncharacterized protein LOC119291722: MAKISCFCALLGGKSKKSKDVKKLPYAKRANGSDWQKVKPVESMDGTVAASIDNSAPACRDTKVVAATPAELPCQGRDDDKASPARDVGLAGGAATDSSGYNSDKDAAGTGTPDVVSELPLPATPARLERSCSNIETARPGWKAFDLLLPPAKSRSHGDLAALPAGAGSLFASPNGAPGGSSPAPSVKSTCSADRVMLKRRSSSQVLPSRSRKLWWRLFMWSHRNLHRPGAATSSTLPPAGTDHQQQHDGYTSDTFGAAADGKNKEIAEVEEEPTCANQWVAFSAEASSSLDRVSAWVSSLGDGALIHGEEQDEEEEEEEGNGITETEIEIGEPSGTTKGHAQAQTRQKRRSRAAEEAVQQASSIVQTLNAFSSVAHISGMGLKAVPMISAFSSLRAVNLSGNFIAHISAGSLPKGLHSLDLSRNSIASIEGLRELTRLRVLSLSYNRIARIGHGLSSCTAIRELYLAGNKISDVEGLHRLLKLAVLDLSFNRVTTTRGLGQLVANYNSLKALNLLGNPVQANVGDDALRKAVSGLLPLLAYLNKQALKPQSAREAAKDSVAKAALGNNRWSSRRRASSTARRLGQSPGSSSAKREGSSSRSRPLNGVQARR, translated from the exons ATGGCCAAGATCAGCTGCTTCTGTGCTCTGCTCggtggcaagagcaagaaatccaag GATGTGAAGAAGCTTCCGTACGCCAAAAGGGCCAACGGAAGCGACTGGCAGAAGGTGAAGCCGGTGGAGTCCATGGACGGGACGGTCGCCGCCTCCATCGACAACAGCGCCCCAGCATGCCGCGACACAAAGGTTGTCGCCGCGACACCCGCCGAGCTGCCATGCCAAGGCCGTGACGACGACAAGGCCTCACCGGCGAGGGACGTCGGCCTCGCCGGAGGCGCAGCCACGGACTCGTCCGGCTACAACAGCGACAAGGATGCTGCCGGCACCGGCACACCGGACGTCGTGAGCGAGTTGCCGTTGCCGGCGACTCCGGCGAGGCTGGAGCGCTCGTGCTCCAACATCGAGACGGCGAGGCCTGGCTGGAAGGCCTTCgacctgctgctgccgccggccaaGTCGCGCTCCCACGGCGACCTCGCGGCCTTGCCCGCCGGCGCCGGTAGCTTGTTCGCCAGCCCCAACGGCGCGCCGGGCGGCTCCAGCCCGGCGCCGTCCGTGAAGTCGACGTGCAGCGCGGACCGCGTGATGCTGAAGCGGAGGTCGTCCAGCCAGGTGCTCCCGTCCCGGAGCCGGAAGCTGTGGTGGAGGCTGTTCATGTGGAGCCACCGGAACCTGCACCGGCCTGGTGCGGCCACATCGAGCACCTTGCCACCCGCGGGCACagaccaccagcagcagcacgacgggtaCACGTCGGACACGTTCGGCGCGGCCGCGGACGGCAAGAACAAGGAGATCGCCGAGGTGGAGGAAGAGCCGACGTGCGCGAACCAGTGGGTGGCGTTCTCGGCGGAGGCCTCGTCGTCGCTGGACCGCGTCAGCGCGTGGGTGAGCAGCCTCGGGGACGGCGCGCTGATCCACGGCGAGGagcaggacgaggaggaggaggaggaggaggggaacgGCATCACCGAGACCGAGATCGAGATCGGCGAGCCGTCGGGGACGACGAAGGGCCACGCGCAGGCGCAGACGCGGCAGAAACGGCGCAGCAGAGCGGCGGAGGAGGCCGTCCAGCAGGCGAGCAGCATCGTGCAGACGCTCAACGCCTTCTCCTCGGTGGCGCACATCTCCGGCATGGGGCTCAAGGCCGTGCCCATGATCTCGGCCTTCTCCAGCCTCCGGGCGGTGAACCTCTCCGGCAACTTCATCG CTCACATCTCGGCTGGGTCGCTGCCCAAGGGGCTGCACTCGCTGGACCTGTCCCGGAACAGCATCGCCAGCATCGAGGGCCTGCGGGAGCTGACGCGGCTGCGCGTGCTCAGCCTCAGCTACAACCGGATCGCGCGCATCGGCCACG GGCTGTCGAGCTGCACGGCGATCAGGGAGCTGTACCTGGCGGGGAACAAGATCAGCGACGTGGAGGGGCTGCACCGGCTGCTCAAGCTGGCGGTGCTGGACCTGAGCTTCAACAGGGTCACCACCACCAGGGGGCTCGGCCAGCTCGTGGCCAACTACAACTCGCTCAAGGCGCTCAACCTGCTGGGCAACCCCGTGCAGGCCAACGTCGGCGACGACGCGCTCCGCAAGGCCGTCTCGGGCCTCCTGCCGCTGCTCGCCTACCTCAACAAGCAGGCCCTCAAGCCGCAGAGCGCGCGGGAGGCCGCCAAGGACAGCGTCGCCAAGGCCGCCCTCGGGAACAACCgctggagctcgcggcggcgcgcgAGCTCCACGGCGCGCCGGCTCGGCCAGAGCCCCGGCTCGTCGTCGGCCAAGAGGGAagggagcagcagcaggagcaggccCCTGAACGGGGTTCAGGCCAGGAGGTGA
- the LOC119291724 gene encoding ubiquitin carboxyl-terminal hydrolase 3-like has protein sequence MGAASSRLEKALGEQFPEGERYFGLENFGNTCYCNSVLQALYFCVPFREQLLEYYANNKSASDGEENMLTCLADLFSQISNQKKKTGVIAPKRFIQRLKKQNELFRSYMHQDAHEFLNFLLNELVDILEKECKANKETPQNSSSNKSSNGPINGQPNGSHKEPETTWVHKCFQGILTNQTKCLRCETVTDRDETFLDLSLDIEQNSSITSCLKNFSSTETLNAEDKFFCDKCCSLQEAQKRMKIKKQPNILVIHLKRFKYIEQLGRYKKLTYRVVFPLELKLMNTVDNSDLEYSLFAVLVHVGSGPNHGHYISVVKSHNHWLFFDDETVEMTDESMVQTFFGSAQEFSGNTDNGYILFYESVAKTS, from the exons ATGGGCGCGGCGAGCTCGAGGCTGGAGAAGGCGCTGGGCGAGCAGTTCCCCGAGGGCGAGCGATACTTCGGCCTCGAGAACTTCGGCAACACCTGCTACTGCAACAGCGTCCTCCAG GCACTTTACTTCTGTGTTCCTTTCCGCGAGCAATTACTGGAGTACTATGCTAACAATAAAAGCGCCAGCGATGGCGAAGAGAACATGTTAACCTGCTTAGCTGACCTCTTCTCTCAG ATCAGCAATCAGAAGAAGAAAACAGGCGTTATTGCTCCAAAGCGTTTTATTCAACGACTGAAGAAACAGAATGAGCTTTTCCGCAGCTATATGCATCAA GATGCTCATGAATTTCTGAATTTTTTGTTGAATGAGCTAGTTGACATTCTCGAGAAAGAATGTAAAGCCAATAAAGAAACTCCTCAAAATTCATCTTCAAATAAGAGTTCTAATGGCCCTATTAATGGTCAGCCCAATGGTAGTCATAAAGAACCAGAGACTACATGGGTCCACAAATGCTTCCAG GGAATATTGACTAATCAAACAAAATGTCTGAGATGTGAAACCGTCACTGATAGAGATGAAACATTTCTTGACTTGAGCCTGGATATAGAACAAAATAGTTCAATCACCAGCTGTCTTAAAAACTTCAGCTCAACAGAAACTTTGAACGCCGAGGATAAGTTCTTCTGTGACAAATGCTGCAG TTTACAAGAAGCACAGAAAAGAATGAAGATAAAGAAACAGCCAAACATCCTGGTAATCCATCTCAAGCGCTTCAAGTACATCGAGCAGCTTGGGCGCTACAAAAAGCTGACATACCGAGTTGTTTTCCCACTGGAGCTTAAACTCATGAACACGGTCGACAACTCAGACTTGGAATATTCCCTCTTCGCTGTGCTAGTCCACGTCGGAAGTGGGCCAAACCATGGCCACTACATCAGCGTGGTAAAGAGCCACAACCACTGGTTGTTCTTCGACGATGAGACTGTTGAGATGACCGATGAGTCCATGGTACAGACATTCTTCGGCTCGGCACAGGAGTTCAGTGGTAACACCGACAATGGCTACATACTCTTCTACGAAAGCGTCGCTAAAACAAGCTGA